One genomic region from Syngnathus typhle isolate RoL2023-S1 ecotype Sweden linkage group LG17, RoL_Styp_1.0, whole genome shotgun sequence encodes:
- the hoatz gene encoding cilia- and flagella-associated protein HOATZ: MSANPEPDHDVSNEILLEFRGSSPEDVTHARKLWSSLCMPTPLESRLVAAGIPQRLPLSRPERTGHPEPRRADPPNQDAAQQREDERQRYMAMAAQRKETLALLRRQREQRIQKELLSAAFKPKAPREKAPKDTTNDLNMEEEMVRQLD; encoded by the coding sequence ATGTCTGCTAATCCGGAGCCCGACCACGACGTTTCCAACGAAATCCTGCTCGAGTTTAGGGGATCCTCCCCGGAGGACGTGACCCACGCCCGGAAGCTCTGGAGCTCCCTGTGCATGCCGACGCCGCTCGAGTCTCGCCTGGTGGCGGCGGGCATCCCGCAAAGGTTGCCCCTGTCTCGGCCGGAGCGAACCGGTCACCCGGAGCCACGCCGCGCAGATCCGCCCAACCAGGACGCCGCGCAGCAACGGGAGGATGAGCGGCAGCGCTACATGGCCATGGCGGCCCAGAGGAAGGAGACGCTTGCTCTACTCCGGCGCCAGAGAGAGCAGAGGATCCAGAAGGAGCTGCTCTCTGCGGCCTTTAAACCCAAAGCGCCCCGCGAAAAGGCGCCCAAAGACACGACGAACGACTTGAACATGGAAGAGGAGATGGTTAGGCAACTGGATTGA
- the gsg1l gene encoding germ cell-specific gene 1-like protein, protein MKTTRKCRALLSVGLNLVALLFSTTAFITTYWCEGTQRVPKPNCSAQRRHNCIDYGVNETDQSKVHYSWETGDDRFLFRRFHTGIWYSCEENIHEAGEKCRSFIDLAPASERGVLWLSVVSEVLYILLLVVGFSLMCLELFHSSNVIDGLKLNAFAAVFTVLSGLLGMVAHMMYTQVFQITVSLGPEDWRPHSWDYGWSFCMAWGSFTCCMAASVTTLNSYTKTVIEFRHKRKLFEQGLREEQNFLDQEAFHYFRERSLQSISGTLDVYPGPGGIPGGISGPPPDQTAGRTKMRTASIDLGENTDSLGEEQC, encoded by the exons ATGAAGACGACGCGCAAGTGTCGCGCTCTTCTGTCGGTGGGCCTGAACCTGGTGGCGCTGCTGTTCTCCACCACGGCCTTCATCACCACGTACTGGTGCGAGGGCACACAGCGGGTACCCAAGCCCAACTGCAGCGCGCAGCGGCGCCACAATTGCATCGACTACGGTGTCAACGAGACGGACCAGAGCAAGGTGCATTACAGCTGGGAGACCGGCGACGACCGCTTCCTCTTCAGACGCTTCCACACCGGAATCTGGTACTCGTGCGAGGAGAACATCCACGAGGCAG GTGAGAAGTGCCGCAGCTTCATTGACCTGGCCCCCGCCTCGGAAAGAG GCGTGCTGTGGCTGTCGGTGGTGTCAGAGGTTCTGTACatcctgctgctggtggtgggcTTCAGCCTCATGTGCTTGGAGCTTTTCCACTCCAGCAACGTCATCGACGGACTCAAGCTCAACGCCTTTGCCGCCGTCTTCACCGTGCTGTCCG gtctTCTTGGAATGGTGGCCCACATGATGTACACACAAGTGTTCCAGATCACTGTCAGTCTAGGTCCTGAAGACTGGAGGCCTCACAGTTGGGATTATGGATGGTCTTTCTG CATGGCGTGGGGCTCCTTCACATGCTGCATGGCTGCCTCGGTCACCACGCTCAACTCCTACACCAAGACAGTCATCGAATTCCGCCACAAGCGCAAACTCTTCGAGCAGGGTCTCCGCGAGGAGCAGAACTTCCTGGATCAGGAGGCCTTCCACTACTTCCGAGAGCGCTCCCTGCAGTCCATCTCGGGCACCCTGGACGTCTACCCGGGCCCCGGGGGCATCCCCGGGGGTATCTCCGGTCCCCCACCGGATCAGACGGCGGGTCGGACCAAGATGAGGACCGCCTCCATTGATTTGGGCGAGAACACGGACTCGCTGGGGGAGGAGCAGTGCTGA
- the si:ch211-76l23.4 gene encoding uncharacterized protein si:ch211-76l23.4 encodes MAQKASLAVLVLLVVAAATVTAQRRRTQTANAQTQTTNADEWNYRDGSDRVSMRGVANLTEILDNWRFDIVNQMKGLLQNDHQSLLPDYARIQPLSEALGDLYKEFNALKAHLGELTEKFTAMETFMDEVKASRGSRQAQTQTQTQASSAPVPRQTGRRVMKKKTTPAATTS; translated from the exons ATGGCCCAAAAAGCGAGCTTGGCGGTTCTGGTGTTGCTGGTCGTCGCCGCGGCAACCGTAACGGCGCAGAGGCGACGCACGCAGACGGCCAACGCGCAAACGCAGACGACCAACGCGGATGAGTGGAACTACAGGGATGGCT CCGACAGGGTCAGCATGAGGGGCGTGGCCAACCTGACTGAGATCCTGGACAACTGGCGTTTCGACATTGTCAACCAGATGAAGGGACTCCTGCAAAACGACCACCAGTCCCTGCTGCCCGACTACGCCAG GATCCAACCTCTGTCGGAGGCTCTGGGTGATCTCTACAAGGAGTTCAATGCCCTCAAAGCTCACCTGGGCGAGCTAACGGAAAAGTTCACCGCCATGGAGACCTTTATGGATGAGGTGAAGGCCAGCAGGGGAAGCCGCCAGGCTCAGACCCAGACCCAGACCCAGGCCTCTTCAGCCCCCGTGcccaggcagacaggcaggcgggTGATGAAGAAGAAGACCACCCCCGCGGCCACCACCTCCTAA
- the ift70 gene encoding intraflagellar transport protein 70A isoform X2, producing the protein MMTIKDGEYTATIYKLIKDSQYVEAIHILNSQLQKHTRSRAALSLLGFCYYHVQDFSSAAECYEQLTQLHPEVEEYRVYYAQSLYKAGAYAEATKASFALDTPSSHTKMIKLQASIKYFEENYSAAKSLVEQLPPEDADYVYNMGCLLYQDAKYEDACKKFTSAMQVLGYVPALSYNIALCYYKLSNYVQALKYIGDIIERGIREHPGKMQYTGGPFERPCSRAEYGNVQGSLAGLFVFRPHSFTVSPPAAELSVGLTTEGIEVRSVGNTLVLHQTALVEAFNLKAAIEFQLKNLKGAQEALTDMPPRTEEELDTVTLHNQALLNMDSKPSQGFEKLAFLLQQPSFPPVTFGNLLLLYCKHEYFDLAADVLAENAHLTYKLLTPYEYEFLDALLTCQTAPEEAFRKFDDMIGKMTEKLRKLAKQLQEAKTVRDDDGQKKALQEYDTMQEKYIVVLMAQAKIYWNRENFAMVEKIFHKSMEVCNEDDTWKLNVAHMLFMQNKYKEAISFYEPIVKKHYNNILNVSAVVLANLCVSYIMTSQNEEAEELMRKIEKEEEQISYDDPDKKVFHLCIVNLVIGTLYCAKGNYDFGISRVIKSLEPYNKKLGTDTWFYAKRCFLSLLENMSKHIITLKGVVVQECIQFLENCEEYGREVPAIIEQPLEESGVQMGKNTVTYEARLLKALFYKVTSWNE; encoded by the exons ATGATGACAATAAAAGACGGGGAGTACACTGCTACAATCTATAAACTG ATTAAAGACAGCCAGTATGTTGAGGCCATTCACATCCTTAACAGCCAACTTCAGAAGCACACGAGA TCTCGGGCAGCACTGTCCCTGCTGGGCTTCTGCTACTACCACGTCCAGGACTTTAGCAGTGCGGCCGAGTGCTACGAGCAGCTCACGCAGCTGCACCCCGAGGTGGAGGAGTACCGGGTGTACTACGCCCAGAGCCTGTACAAGGCGGGCGCCTACGCCGAGGCCACCAAGGCCTCCTTCGCCCTGGACACGCCCAGCAGCCACACCAAG ATGATCAAACTGCAAGCCTCCATCAAATATTTTGAGGAGAATTACTCAGCTGCTAAG TCTCTGGTGGAACAACTTCCCCCGGAGGACGCCGATTACGTGTACAACATGGGCTGCCTGCTCTACCAGGATGCCAAATACGAGGACGCCTGCAAGAAGTTCACGTCGGCCATGCAGGTGCTGGGATATGTTCCTG CGCTGTCGTACAACATCGCTCTGTGCTACTACAAGCTCAGCAACTATGTGCAGGCCCTCAAATATATCGGCGACATCATCGAGCGAGGCATCCGGGAACATCCGG GAAAAATGCAATACACCGGTGGGCCTTTCgagcgaccatgctcaagagcagaatatggcaacgttcaaggttctttg gcaggactttttgtatttcgaccccattccttcactgtCTCCCCCCCTGCGGCAGAGCTGAGCGTGGGCCTGACCACGGAAGGCATCGAGGTGCGCAGTGTGGGCAACACGCTGGTGCTGCATCAGACCGCCCTGGTGGAGGCCTTCAACCTCAAGGCTGCCATTGAGTTCCAGCTGAAGAACC TGAAAGGAGCTCAGGAGGCTTTGACGGACATGCCACCGAGAACCGAGGAG GAGCTGGACACGGTGACTCTGCACAACCAGGCTCTGCTCAACATGGACAGCAAGCCCTCACAAGGCTTCGAGAAGTTGGCCTTCCTGCTGCAGCAGCCTTCCTTCCCACCCGTCACATTCGGCAACCTGCTACTGCTCTACTGCAAGCACGAG TATTTCGATCTGGCTGCCGACGTCCTGGCAGAAAACGCACACCTCACCTACAAGTTGCTCACGCCG TACGAGTACGAGTTTCTCGATGCCTTGCTGACCTGCCAGACGGCGCCGGAGGAG GCCTTCAGAAAGTTTGACGACATGATCGGCAAAATGACGGAGAAGCTGCGCAAACTGGCCAAGCAG CTGCAGGAGGCCAAGACGGTCCGAGACGACGATGGGCAGAAGAAAGCCCTCCAGGAGTACGACACCATGCAGGAGAA GTACATCGTGGTCCTGATGGCCCAGGCCAAAATCTACTGGAACCGTGAGAACTTTGCCATGGTGGAGAAGATCTTCCACAAGTCTATGGAGGTGTGCAACGAGGACGACACGTGGAAGCTGAACGTGGCGCACATGCTCTTCATGCAGAACAAGTACAAGGAGGCCATCAGCTTCTACGAGCCCATCGTCAAGAAGCACTACAACAAC ATCTTGAACGTGAGCGCTGTGGTCCTGGCCAACTTGTGCGTGTCCTACATTATGACCAGCCAGAATGAAGAG GCTGAGGAGCTGATGAGGAAAATTGAAAAGGAGGAAGAGCAGATCTCCTACGACGACCCCGACAAGAAAGTCTTCCACCTATGCATCGTCAACCTAGTCATCGG CACATTGTACTGCGCTAAAGGCAACTACGATTTTGGCATCTCTCGTGTCATCAAGAGCTTGGAACCTTACAACAAGAAG TTGGGGACGGACACGTGGTTCTACGCCAAACGCTGTTTCCTGTCCCTGCTGGAGAACATGTCTAAGCACATCATCACGCTGAAGGGGGTGGTGGTCCAGGAGTGCATTCAGTTCTTGGAGAACTGTGAAG AGTATGGAAGGGAGGTGCCCGCCATCATCGAACAGCCACTGGAGGAATCTGGGGTCCAAATGGGCAAGAACACTGTGACGTATGAGGCCAGACTCCTCAAGGCCCTCTTTTACAAAGTCACAAGCTGGAATGAGTGA
- the ift70 gene encoding intraflagellar transport protein 70A isoform X1: MMTIKDGEYTATIYKLIKDSQYVEAIHILNSQLQKHTRSRAALSLLGFCYYHVQDFSSAAECYEQLTQLHPEVEEYRVYYAQSLYKAGAYAEATKASFALDTPSSHTKMIKLQASIKYFEENYSAAKSLVEQLPPEDADYVYNMGCLLYQDAKYEDACKKFTSAMQVLGYVPALSYNIALCYYKLSNYVQALKYIGDIIERGIREHPGKMQYTGGPFERPCSRAEYGNVQGSLAGLFVFRPHSFTVSPPAAELSVGLTTEGIEVRSVGNTLVLHQTALVEAFNLKAAIEFQLKNLKGAQEALTDMPPRTEEELDTVTLHNQALLNMDSKPSQGFEKLAFLLQQPSFPPVTFGNLLLLYCKHEYFDLAADVLAENAHLTYKLLTPYEYEFLDALLTCQTAPEEAFRKFDDMIGKMTEKLRKLAKQLQEAKTVRDDDGQKKALQEYDTMQEKYIVVLMAQAKIYWNRENFAMVEKIFHKSMEVCNEDDTWKLNVAHMLFMQNKYKEAISFYEPIVKKHYNNVEQCSVRDCPCTVKAPILNVSAVVLANLCVSYIMTSQNEEAEELMRKIEKEEEQISYDDPDKKVFHLCIVNLVIGTLYCAKGNYDFGISRVIKSLEPYNKKLGTDTWFYAKRCFLSLLENMSKHIITLKGVVVQECIQFLENCEEYGREVPAIIEQPLEESGVQMGKNTVTYEARLLKALFYKVTSWNE, translated from the exons ATGATGACAATAAAAGACGGGGAGTACACTGCTACAATCTATAAACTG ATTAAAGACAGCCAGTATGTTGAGGCCATTCACATCCTTAACAGCCAACTTCAGAAGCACACGAGA TCTCGGGCAGCACTGTCCCTGCTGGGCTTCTGCTACTACCACGTCCAGGACTTTAGCAGTGCGGCCGAGTGCTACGAGCAGCTCACGCAGCTGCACCCCGAGGTGGAGGAGTACCGGGTGTACTACGCCCAGAGCCTGTACAAGGCGGGCGCCTACGCCGAGGCCACCAAGGCCTCCTTCGCCCTGGACACGCCCAGCAGCCACACCAAG ATGATCAAACTGCAAGCCTCCATCAAATATTTTGAGGAGAATTACTCAGCTGCTAAG TCTCTGGTGGAACAACTTCCCCCGGAGGACGCCGATTACGTGTACAACATGGGCTGCCTGCTCTACCAGGATGCCAAATACGAGGACGCCTGCAAGAAGTTCACGTCGGCCATGCAGGTGCTGGGATATGTTCCTG CGCTGTCGTACAACATCGCTCTGTGCTACTACAAGCTCAGCAACTATGTGCAGGCCCTCAAATATATCGGCGACATCATCGAGCGAGGCATCCGGGAACATCCGG GAAAAATGCAATACACCGGTGGGCCTTTCgagcgaccatgctcaagagcagaatatggcaacgttcaaggttctttg gcaggactttttgtatttcgaccccattccttcactgtCTCCCCCCCTGCGGCAGAGCTGAGCGTGGGCCTGACCACGGAAGGCATCGAGGTGCGCAGTGTGGGCAACACGCTGGTGCTGCATCAGACCGCCCTGGTGGAGGCCTTCAACCTCAAGGCTGCCATTGAGTTCCAGCTGAAGAACC TGAAAGGAGCTCAGGAGGCTTTGACGGACATGCCACCGAGAACCGAGGAG GAGCTGGACACGGTGACTCTGCACAACCAGGCTCTGCTCAACATGGACAGCAAGCCCTCACAAGGCTTCGAGAAGTTGGCCTTCCTGCTGCAGCAGCCTTCCTTCCCACCCGTCACATTCGGCAACCTGCTACTGCTCTACTGCAAGCACGAG TATTTCGATCTGGCTGCCGACGTCCTGGCAGAAAACGCACACCTCACCTACAAGTTGCTCACGCCG TACGAGTACGAGTTTCTCGATGCCTTGCTGACCTGCCAGACGGCGCCGGAGGAG GCCTTCAGAAAGTTTGACGACATGATCGGCAAAATGACGGAGAAGCTGCGCAAACTGGCCAAGCAG CTGCAGGAGGCCAAGACGGTCCGAGACGACGATGGGCAGAAGAAAGCCCTCCAGGAGTACGACACCATGCAGGAGAA GTACATCGTGGTCCTGATGGCCCAGGCCAAAATCTACTGGAACCGTGAGAACTTTGCCATGGTGGAGAAGATCTTCCACAAGTCTATGGAGGTGTGCAACGAGGACGACACGTGGAAGCTGAACGTGGCGCACATGCTCTTCATGCAGAACAAGTACAAGGAGGCCATCAGCTTCTACGAGCCCATCGTCAAGAAGCACTACAACAAC GTGGAACAGTGTAGTGTGCGGGATTGCCCGTGCACTGTCAAAGCACCG ATCTTGAACGTGAGCGCTGTGGTCCTGGCCAACTTGTGCGTGTCCTACATTATGACCAGCCAGAATGAAGAG GCTGAGGAGCTGATGAGGAAAATTGAAAAGGAGGAAGAGCAGATCTCCTACGACGACCCCGACAAGAAAGTCTTCCACCTATGCATCGTCAACCTAGTCATCGG CACATTGTACTGCGCTAAAGGCAACTACGATTTTGGCATCTCTCGTGTCATCAAGAGCTTGGAACCTTACAACAAGAAG TTGGGGACGGACACGTGGTTCTACGCCAAACGCTGTTTCCTGTCCCTGCTGGAGAACATGTCTAAGCACATCATCACGCTGAAGGGGGTGGTGGTCCAGGAGTGCATTCAGTTCTTGGAGAACTGTGAAG AGTATGGAAGGGAGGTGCCCGCCATCATCGAACAGCCACTGGAGGAATCTGGGGTCCAAATGGGCAAGAACACTGTGACGTATGAGGCCAGACTCCTCAAGGCCCTCTTTTACAAAGTCACAAGCTGGAATGAGTGA
- the ift70 gene encoding intraflagellar transport protein 70A isoform X3, translating to MMTIKDGEYTATIYKLIKDSQYVEAIHILNSQLQKHTRSRAALSLLGFCYYHVQDFSSAAECYEQLTQLHPEVEEYRVYYAQSLYKAGAYAEATKASFALDTPSSHTKMIKLQASIKYFEENYSAAKSLVEQLPPEDADYVYNMGCLLYQDAKYEDACKKFTSAMQVLGYVPALSYNIALCYYKLSNYVQALKYIGDIIERGIREHPELSVGLTTEGIEVRSVGNTLVLHQTALVEAFNLKAAIEFQLKNLKGAQEALTDMPPRTEEELDTVTLHNQALLNMDSKPSQGFEKLAFLLQQPSFPPVTFGNLLLLYCKHEYFDLAADVLAENAHLTYKLLTPYEYEFLDALLTCQTAPEEAFRKFDDMIGKMTEKLRKLAKQLQEAKTVRDDDGQKKALQEYDTMQEKYIVVLMAQAKIYWNRENFAMVEKIFHKSMEVCNEDDTWKLNVAHMLFMQNKYKEAISFYEPIVKKHYNNVEQCSVRDCPCTVKAPILNVSAVVLANLCVSYIMTSQNEEAEELMRKIEKEEEQISYDDPDKKVFHLCIVNLVIGTLYCAKGNYDFGISRVIKSLEPYNKKLGTDTWFYAKRCFLSLLENMSKHIITLKGVVVQECIQFLENCEEYGREVPAIIEQPLEESGVQMGKNTVTYEARLLKALFYKVTSWNE from the exons ATGATGACAATAAAAGACGGGGAGTACACTGCTACAATCTATAAACTG ATTAAAGACAGCCAGTATGTTGAGGCCATTCACATCCTTAACAGCCAACTTCAGAAGCACACGAGA TCTCGGGCAGCACTGTCCCTGCTGGGCTTCTGCTACTACCACGTCCAGGACTTTAGCAGTGCGGCCGAGTGCTACGAGCAGCTCACGCAGCTGCACCCCGAGGTGGAGGAGTACCGGGTGTACTACGCCCAGAGCCTGTACAAGGCGGGCGCCTACGCCGAGGCCACCAAGGCCTCCTTCGCCCTGGACACGCCCAGCAGCCACACCAAG ATGATCAAACTGCAAGCCTCCATCAAATATTTTGAGGAGAATTACTCAGCTGCTAAG TCTCTGGTGGAACAACTTCCCCCGGAGGACGCCGATTACGTGTACAACATGGGCTGCCTGCTCTACCAGGATGCCAAATACGAGGACGCCTGCAAGAAGTTCACGTCGGCCATGCAGGTGCTGGGATATGTTCCTG CGCTGTCGTACAACATCGCTCTGTGCTACTACAAGCTCAGCAACTATGTGCAGGCCCTCAAATATATCGGCGACATCATCGAGCGAGGCATCCGGGAACATCCGG AGCTGAGCGTGGGCCTGACCACGGAAGGCATCGAGGTGCGCAGTGTGGGCAACACGCTGGTGCTGCATCAGACCGCCCTGGTGGAGGCCTTCAACCTCAAGGCTGCCATTGAGTTCCAGCTGAAGAACC TGAAAGGAGCTCAGGAGGCTTTGACGGACATGCCACCGAGAACCGAGGAG GAGCTGGACACGGTGACTCTGCACAACCAGGCTCTGCTCAACATGGACAGCAAGCCCTCACAAGGCTTCGAGAAGTTGGCCTTCCTGCTGCAGCAGCCTTCCTTCCCACCCGTCACATTCGGCAACCTGCTACTGCTCTACTGCAAGCACGAG TATTTCGATCTGGCTGCCGACGTCCTGGCAGAAAACGCACACCTCACCTACAAGTTGCTCACGCCG TACGAGTACGAGTTTCTCGATGCCTTGCTGACCTGCCAGACGGCGCCGGAGGAG GCCTTCAGAAAGTTTGACGACATGATCGGCAAAATGACGGAGAAGCTGCGCAAACTGGCCAAGCAG CTGCAGGAGGCCAAGACGGTCCGAGACGACGATGGGCAGAAGAAAGCCCTCCAGGAGTACGACACCATGCAGGAGAA GTACATCGTGGTCCTGATGGCCCAGGCCAAAATCTACTGGAACCGTGAGAACTTTGCCATGGTGGAGAAGATCTTCCACAAGTCTATGGAGGTGTGCAACGAGGACGACACGTGGAAGCTGAACGTGGCGCACATGCTCTTCATGCAGAACAAGTACAAGGAGGCCATCAGCTTCTACGAGCCCATCGTCAAGAAGCACTACAACAAC GTGGAACAGTGTAGTGTGCGGGATTGCCCGTGCACTGTCAAAGCACCG ATCTTGAACGTGAGCGCTGTGGTCCTGGCCAACTTGTGCGTGTCCTACATTATGACCAGCCAGAATGAAGAG GCTGAGGAGCTGATGAGGAAAATTGAAAAGGAGGAAGAGCAGATCTCCTACGACGACCCCGACAAGAAAGTCTTCCACCTATGCATCGTCAACCTAGTCATCGG CACATTGTACTGCGCTAAAGGCAACTACGATTTTGGCATCTCTCGTGTCATCAAGAGCTTGGAACCTTACAACAAGAAG TTGGGGACGGACACGTGGTTCTACGCCAAACGCTGTTTCCTGTCCCTGCTGGAGAACATGTCTAAGCACATCATCACGCTGAAGGGGGTGGTGGTCCAGGAGTGCATTCAGTTCTTGGAGAACTGTGAAG AGTATGGAAGGGAGGTGCCCGCCATCATCGAACAGCCACTGGAGGAATCTGGGGTCCAAATGGGCAAGAACACTGTGACGTATGAGGCCAGACTCCTCAAGGCCCTCTTTTACAAAGTCACAAGCTGGAATGAGTGA
- the ift70 gene encoding intraflagellar transport protein 70A isoform X4 has product MMTIKDGEYTATIYKLIKDSQYVEAIHILNSQLQKHTRSRAALSLLGFCYYHVQDFSSAAECYEQLTQLHPEVEEYRVYYAQSLYKAGAYAEATKASFALDTPSSHTKMIKLQASIKYFEENYSAAKSLVEQLPPEDADYVYNMGCLLYQDAKYEDACKKFTSAMQVLGYVPALSYNIALCYYKLSNYVQALKYIGDIIERGIREHPELSVGLTTEGIEVRSVGNTLVLHQTALVEAFNLKAAIEFQLKNLKGAQEALTDMPPRTEEELDTVTLHNQALLNMDSKPSQGFEKLAFLLQQPSFPPVTFGNLLLLYCKHEYFDLAADVLAENAHLTYKLLTPYEYEFLDALLTCQTAPEEAFRKFDDMIGKMTEKLRKLAKQLQEAKTVRDDDGQKKALQEYDTMQEKYIVVLMAQAKIYWNRENFAMVEKIFHKSMEVCNEDDTWKLNVAHMLFMQNKYKEAISFYEPIVKKHYNNILNVSAVVLANLCVSYIMTSQNEEAEELMRKIEKEEEQISYDDPDKKVFHLCIVNLVIGTLYCAKGNYDFGISRVIKSLEPYNKKLGTDTWFYAKRCFLSLLENMSKHIITLKGVVVQECIQFLENCEEYGREVPAIIEQPLEESGVQMGKNTVTYEARLLKALFYKVTSWNE; this is encoded by the exons ATGATGACAATAAAAGACGGGGAGTACACTGCTACAATCTATAAACTG ATTAAAGACAGCCAGTATGTTGAGGCCATTCACATCCTTAACAGCCAACTTCAGAAGCACACGAGA TCTCGGGCAGCACTGTCCCTGCTGGGCTTCTGCTACTACCACGTCCAGGACTTTAGCAGTGCGGCCGAGTGCTACGAGCAGCTCACGCAGCTGCACCCCGAGGTGGAGGAGTACCGGGTGTACTACGCCCAGAGCCTGTACAAGGCGGGCGCCTACGCCGAGGCCACCAAGGCCTCCTTCGCCCTGGACACGCCCAGCAGCCACACCAAG ATGATCAAACTGCAAGCCTCCATCAAATATTTTGAGGAGAATTACTCAGCTGCTAAG TCTCTGGTGGAACAACTTCCCCCGGAGGACGCCGATTACGTGTACAACATGGGCTGCCTGCTCTACCAGGATGCCAAATACGAGGACGCCTGCAAGAAGTTCACGTCGGCCATGCAGGTGCTGGGATATGTTCCTG CGCTGTCGTACAACATCGCTCTGTGCTACTACAAGCTCAGCAACTATGTGCAGGCCCTCAAATATATCGGCGACATCATCGAGCGAGGCATCCGGGAACATCCGG AGCTGAGCGTGGGCCTGACCACGGAAGGCATCGAGGTGCGCAGTGTGGGCAACACGCTGGTGCTGCATCAGACCGCCCTGGTGGAGGCCTTCAACCTCAAGGCTGCCATTGAGTTCCAGCTGAAGAACC TGAAAGGAGCTCAGGAGGCTTTGACGGACATGCCACCGAGAACCGAGGAG GAGCTGGACACGGTGACTCTGCACAACCAGGCTCTGCTCAACATGGACAGCAAGCCCTCACAAGGCTTCGAGAAGTTGGCCTTCCTGCTGCAGCAGCCTTCCTTCCCACCCGTCACATTCGGCAACCTGCTACTGCTCTACTGCAAGCACGAG TATTTCGATCTGGCTGCCGACGTCCTGGCAGAAAACGCACACCTCACCTACAAGTTGCTCACGCCG TACGAGTACGAGTTTCTCGATGCCTTGCTGACCTGCCAGACGGCGCCGGAGGAG GCCTTCAGAAAGTTTGACGACATGATCGGCAAAATGACGGAGAAGCTGCGCAAACTGGCCAAGCAG CTGCAGGAGGCCAAGACGGTCCGAGACGACGATGGGCAGAAGAAAGCCCTCCAGGAGTACGACACCATGCAGGAGAA GTACATCGTGGTCCTGATGGCCCAGGCCAAAATCTACTGGAACCGTGAGAACTTTGCCATGGTGGAGAAGATCTTCCACAAGTCTATGGAGGTGTGCAACGAGGACGACACGTGGAAGCTGAACGTGGCGCACATGCTCTTCATGCAGAACAAGTACAAGGAGGCCATCAGCTTCTACGAGCCCATCGTCAAGAAGCACTACAACAAC ATCTTGAACGTGAGCGCTGTGGTCCTGGCCAACTTGTGCGTGTCCTACATTATGACCAGCCAGAATGAAGAG GCTGAGGAGCTGATGAGGAAAATTGAAAAGGAGGAAGAGCAGATCTCCTACGACGACCCCGACAAGAAAGTCTTCCACCTATGCATCGTCAACCTAGTCATCGG CACATTGTACTGCGCTAAAGGCAACTACGATTTTGGCATCTCTCGTGTCATCAAGAGCTTGGAACCTTACAACAAGAAG TTGGGGACGGACACGTGGTTCTACGCCAAACGCTGTTTCCTGTCCCTGCTGGAGAACATGTCTAAGCACATCATCACGCTGAAGGGGGTGGTGGTCCAGGAGTGCATTCAGTTCTTGGAGAACTGTGAAG AGTATGGAAGGGAGGTGCCCGCCATCATCGAACAGCCACTGGAGGAATCTGGGGTCCAAATGGGCAAGAACACTGTGACGTATGAGGCCAGACTCCTCAAGGCCCTCTTTTACAAAGTCACAAGCTGGAATGAGTGA